Proteins encoded by one window of Cellvibrio sp. KY-GH-1:
- a CDS encoding DUF4347 domain-containing protein, whose translation MSWTISKKPSSARLSSEKFPLKKWKAFSSLLLGGLIAFPCFAAERQEFIYVDSHVQDYQKFINELPDSSSVVVLDPARNGIAQIAEHLSGYRGNVDAIHLVSHGKAGAVQAGDIWLSAENVQANHRSLARIGHALGPNGDFLIYGCQTAAGARGDSLMNQLASLTGADLTASTNFTGSASKGGDWALESQTGAIEAQVLASADYNHVLATLSAGDMVVVGWSALNDTITFASLVDIPAGTVIKITDKGWDQATGAFTTSTTGDGVITWTTSSSISAGDLFTLYLGGSDAATTLTDVTNGGADLSADISTSTYTVTDPMTIAGDGVFIYQDADNNPFFIFGLNNTSSTNIDGTNWGTVASPTLTNSMIPDGFGSQNSLTNGTDAVGITGGASQTDNVQYTGATTSASRATWLSRFADVANWSGDNTGTITTSIGTSNGSAVTMTPPVPTVTDARISISGATGTGGAYKIGDTVTATWNNTAGGDNNTGITGVTVDFSQFGGGAAVVASDSSNTWTATYTITAGAVDSTNRNVSVTATNAAGSTTTADTTNATADNVAPTVTDGRISISGASGTGGAFKIGDTVTATWNNTAGGDNNSDTISSVTVNFTQFGGGAAVAASNSSGTWTATYTVVAGAIDNTNRNVTVTATDNAGNTTSTSDTSNATVDNIAPSVTSITPAGGAVSSDTSVDFIVDFSESVSNVSTDDFTRVVTGSAAGTIASVSAASGDPITVTVGGISGSGTLKVNLNGSTNIVDDAGNSIAAYSSGTTHTVNILTAPDAPTIGTATAGDGQVDVTFTAPGSNGGSAITTYTATASPGGATGNCAGPAACTITVGSLTNGTAYTFTVTATNAIGTSTASGASGSATPKANQTITFANPGAQNFGSTPTLSATATSSLTVSFTSSTTGVCTITSGGALTFVTAGSCTIDADQAGNGATNAAPTVSRTFTVNAIVPGAPTIGTATAGDTQADVTFTAPVNTGGTVITGYTVTSNPGGLTGTGGASPITVTGLTNGIAYTFTVTATNSAGTGAASAPSNSVTPKAAQTITFANPGTQTYGTAPNLSTLGGGASSTSGLTIAFSSSTTGVCTITTGGILTFVTAGTCTINANQAGNSIYLPAPQVSRSFTVNPAAPAAPTIGTATAGDTQASVAFTAPADTGGSSITGYTVTVSPPDVAPVNGASSPIVVNGLTNGQAYTFTVTADNVAGTGPASGASNSITPKATQTITFANPGAQNFGATPTFSATSDSGLTPTFTSSTTGVCTITGVGAVTFVTAGTCTINADQAGDSSYLAATQVTRSFAVNAVVPGAPTIGTATAGNTQATVTFTAPASNGGAAITGYTVTSNPGGITRAATASPFTFTGLTNGTSYTFTVTATNSVGTGAASAASNAVTPSLPPNSAPVIAQGGSVSVTMSEDGTPTPFSLSLSATDADSDPLTWSITSVALHGGASVSGGSVSYVPTANYHGSDSFVVQVSDGSASATTTVNVTVSPVNDLPVIFGVPTTSVDQDTAYSFTPTASDLDTGDVLTFSISNKPTWASFNTATGALTGAPAGTDSGKTLGIVISVSDGTASASLPAFDIEVISTIDPLQPIVTAPADLELNATGLYTPVTLGELLGGGPNTNPVEIEQILKTIAKDGVSGNNCCTTVVVGLGETKLLSLSPGRHEIKWRATNAVGVTGEATQIVNIKPLVSLSPSQIAIRGSEVSFGVWLNGPSPVYPLTIPWVVDASSTATAAEHSAVSGSVTFTQAGQVEVVVPVTLANVTGFTDSKLVIALGDGINAGATNKHVIDIRQGNVPPVVSLSIRQGGVNTSLVTPAGGPVTVTATVTDANKNDTHTFDWSATSGLADTDGNQADASRTFDPAGLAGSHQLQVNVTDSGGANVQASAYFRVVASLPVLDVNTDTDQDGIGDSLEGTGDTDDNGIPDYLDNMPSPNILPQQSNTTNAYLIECDPGVRCGLGLFARSGNSGGVQILDQEIGTLDDLVIDPAFEPVGGVFDFAIRDLPTPGQSVRVVIPQRVAIPANAVYRKYQRGRWVTFISDADNAVHSAAGSPGYCPPPGSADWTSGLTAGHMCVQLTIEDGGPNDDDGLVNSAVVDPGAVSEAKVIVPPEPPKPPVQVNSKGSGSVGGVWIALLGGLLMFRRIKHRHWLALVALLASHSQAQTAEGFYMRADVFSVESTQEEEDFAGALNDAGHEFSIGKYDTDRTGFQLAVGYEWNSFTYTQLGYLDLGEVRVDLLLDGDADQGAFATDLADEYPITATGATLVQGLKFGVGEQVKLGFEAGVYLWDGDVDVNGVPFAIAEDSGTDPLAGVLLDLPLGGNFTLGVGLRRVFFDKQEVNLYSFGSSYHF comes from the coding sequence ATGTCGTGGACTATTTCCAAAAAACCATCTTCAGCACGTTTATCAAGTGAGAAATTTCCGTTAAAAAAATGGAAAGCCTTTTCTAGCTTGTTACTGGGAGGATTGATCGCTTTCCCTTGTTTTGCTGCAGAACGGCAAGAATTTATCTACGTCGATTCACATGTGCAGGACTACCAGAAATTTATTAATGAGCTGCCTGATTCATCCAGTGTGGTGGTTCTTGATCCGGCGAGAAATGGTATTGCGCAGATAGCAGAACACCTCTCCGGTTATCGCGGTAATGTTGATGCCATTCATTTAGTTTCACACGGAAAGGCGGGTGCTGTGCAGGCTGGTGATATCTGGTTGTCAGCGGAAAATGTTCAGGCTAACCATCGCAGCCTAGCCAGAATTGGCCACGCACTTGGCCCGAACGGCGATTTCCTTATCTATGGTTGCCAAACGGCGGCGGGCGCTCGCGGTGATTCCCTGATGAATCAATTGGCGTCATTGACCGGTGCAGACCTTACAGCGTCTACGAATTTTACGGGCAGTGCCTCCAAGGGGGGGGACTGGGCACTGGAATCTCAAACTGGCGCCATTGAGGCACAGGTATTAGCTAGCGCTGACTATAACCATGTTTTGGCAACACTGAGTGCCGGTGACATGGTTGTCGTCGGATGGAGCGCCCTGAACGACACCATCACCTTTGCATCCCTGGTTGACATACCTGCGGGAACCGTAATCAAAATTACTGACAAAGGCTGGGACCAAGCTACCGGCGCCTTTACGACGAGTACTACAGGTGATGGAGTTATTACTTGGACAACCAGTAGTTCTATCAGTGCAGGTGATTTGTTCACTCTCTATTTAGGGGGATCGGACGCGGCTACGACATTGACGGATGTGACCAATGGCGGCGCAGATCTTAGTGCCGATATTTCCACCAGCACCTATACAGTCACAGACCCTATGACTATTGCAGGCGATGGAGTTTTTATTTACCAGGATGCAGACAATAACCCCTTTTTTATTTTCGGATTAAACAATACCTCAAGCACCAATATTGATGGTACCAACTGGGGAACAGTTGCCTCACCGACCTTAACTAATTCAATGATTCCCGATGGTTTTGGCAGCCAAAACTCTTTAACCAATGGCACCGATGCCGTTGGCATAACAGGTGGAGCATCGCAAACCGACAATGTGCAATACACAGGTGCGACCACCTCAGCCAGCCGAGCCACATGGTTGTCGCGCTTCGCCGATGTCGCCAATTGGAGCGGGGACAATACCGGAACAATCACCACCAGCATTGGTACCAGTAATGGTAGTGCGGTAACCATGACTCCGCCTGTACCGACAGTGACCGATGCCCGCATAAGTATTTCCGGCGCTACCGGTACCGGTGGCGCTTATAAAATTGGCGATACCGTTACCGCAACCTGGAACAACACCGCCGGTGGTGATAACAATACCGGCATTACCGGGGTTACGGTAGATTTCTCCCAATTTGGGGGCGGTGCTGCTGTTGTGGCATCCGATAGCAGCAATACCTGGACCGCGACTTACACAATTACCGCCGGTGCTGTTGATTCCACTAACCGAAATGTCAGTGTGACAGCCACCAACGCCGCTGGTAGTACGACGACCGCCGATACTACTAACGCCACGGCTGACAATGTAGCGCCCACGGTTACCGATGGTCGTATCAGCATTTCCGGCGCTTCCGGAACAGGTGGGGCTTTTAAAATTGGCGATACTGTCACCGCGACCTGGAACAATACTGCCGGGGGGGATAACAACAGCGATACCATCAGCTCAGTCACTGTTAATTTCACCCAATTTGGTGGCGGCGCTGCAGTGGCGGCATCCAATAGTTCCGGCACTTGGACGGCAACCTATACGGTAGTTGCCGGTGCTATAGATAACACCAACCGCAATGTGACGGTGACCGCAACAGATAATGCGGGCAATACGACATCAACGTCAGATACTTCTAACGCAACTGTCGATAACATTGCACCAAGCGTGACCAGCATAACGCCAGCGGGCGGAGCTGTATCCAGTGATACCAGCGTGGATTTCATCGTGGATTTCAGTGAGTCGGTCAGTAATGTCTCCACCGATGATTTCACCCGCGTAGTAACCGGATCAGCAGCAGGTACCATCGCCAGCGTATCGGCAGCATCTGGCGATCCTATTACGGTGACGGTAGGCGGGATTTCCGGAAGTGGTACGCTCAAAGTCAATTTAAATGGATCTACCAACATAGTGGACGATGCGGGCAATAGCATTGCCGCTTACTCCAGTGGAACCACCCACACGGTGAATATCCTGACCGCGCCTGATGCCCCCACCATTGGTACAGCCACCGCTGGAGATGGACAGGTAGATGTCACCTTCACCGCCCCAGGCAGTAACGGCGGTTCGGCGATTACCACATACACTGCAACGGCTAGCCCTGGCGGTGCTACTGGCAACTGTGCTGGCCCGGCGGCTTGTACGATTACAGTAGGTTCATTGACTAATGGTACGGCTTACACCTTCACCGTAACTGCAACTAACGCTATTGGTACCAGTACGGCCTCGGGGGCTTCGGGTTCGGCAACGCCAAAAGCTAATCAGACCATCACCTTTGCTAATCCCGGTGCGCAAAACTTTGGTTCGACGCCCACATTGAGCGCGACCGCTACGTCCAGCTTAACCGTCAGTTTTACCTCCTCCACAACCGGGGTTTGTACCATTACCTCCGGCGGCGCCTTGACCTTTGTTACCGCAGGTTCTTGTACTATCGATGCCGACCAGGCGGGCAATGGGGCGACCAATGCTGCGCCTACCGTCAGCCGTACTTTCACGGTAAATGCGATAGTTCCGGGTGCGCCAACGATTGGCACTGCAACCGCCGGCGATACCCAGGCGGATGTGACTTTTACGGCACCGGTTAACACCGGCGGCACTGTGATTACTGGCTATACAGTGACTTCCAACCCGGGTGGTCTTACCGGAACAGGGGGAGCGTCGCCGATTACCGTGACCGGATTGACCAACGGTATTGCTTATACCTTCACCGTAACGGCGACCAACTCGGCGGGTACCGGTGCAGCTTCTGCGCCATCTAACTCCGTTACGCCAAAAGCGGCACAAACCATCACTTTTGCTAACCCGGGAACTCAGACTTACGGGACCGCGCCAAACTTGTCGACATTGGGCGGAGGTGCGTCATCTACGTCGGGTTTGACCATCGCCTTTAGTTCATCCACCACGGGTGTTTGTACCATCACTACCGGTGGGATACTGACCTTTGTGACGGCGGGTACCTGTACCATCAATGCAAATCAAGCGGGTAATTCGATCTACCTGCCAGCGCCTCAAGTAAGTCGCTCGTTTACGGTTAACCCAGCTGCACCCGCTGCGCCAACTATCGGCACGGCTACCGCTGGTGACACCCAGGCGAGTGTGGCATTTACTGCACCGGCGGATACTGGCGGCTCATCCATTACCGGCTATACAGTGACTGTCAGCCCGCCGGATGTAGCGCCAGTGAACGGTGCTAGCTCGCCCATAGTGGTGAACGGATTAACCAATGGACAGGCTTACACCTTTACCGTAACGGCGGATAACGTGGCGGGTACCGGGCCGGCGTCGGGAGCATCCAACTCGATCACGCCTAAAGCGACCCAAACGATTACCTTCGCTAACCCTGGTGCGCAAAACTTTGGTGCGACACCAACATTTAGCGCAACCTCAGATTCCGGTTTGACCCCTACCTTTACATCGTCAACCACCGGTGTTTGTACAATTACCGGTGTTGGCGCAGTGACTTTTGTAACAGCCGGTACCTGTACGATTAATGCGGATCAGGCCGGCGATAGCAGCTATCTGGCGGCAACCCAAGTGACACGCAGCTTTGCTGTCAACGCGGTAGTTCCCGGCGCACCCACAATCGGTACTGCAACGGCTGGTAATACCCAGGCCACGGTAACTTTCACTGCGCCGGCTTCTAATGGTGGAGCAGCGATTACCGGTTACACGGTAACCTCTAACCCAGGCGGCATTACCCGTGCGGCGACCGCATCACCATTTACCTTTACCGGGCTGACCAATGGCACCAGCTATACCTTTACGGTAACGGCAACCAACAGCGTTGGTACCGGTGCTGCATCGGCAGCGTCGAACGCCGTTACTCCATCCTTGCCTCCCAACTCTGCGCCGGTAATTGCGCAGGGCGGTTCGGTGAGTGTGACCATGAGTGAAGATGGAACACCAACACCATTTAGCCTGAGCCTGAGTGCGACAGATGCGGATAGCGACCCGTTGACCTGGAGCATCACCAGTGTTGCCCTGCACGGCGGCGCGAGTGTGTCCGGTGGCAGTGTGAGCTATGTGCCAACGGCAAATTACCATGGCAGCGACAGTTTTGTGGTGCAGGTGAGTGATGGCAGTGCCAGTGCAACTACCACGGTGAATGTCACCGTTAGCCCGGTGAACGACTTACCGGTGATTTTCGGTGTTCCTACCACCAGCGTGGATCAAGACACAGCCTACAGTTTCACACCAACGGCGAGTGATCTGGACACGGGTGATGTGTTGACCTTTAGCATCAGCAATAAACCCACCTGGGCCAGCTTTAACACTGCAACTGGCGCCTTGACTGGAGCACCGGCGGGCACAGACAGTGGTAAAACGCTCGGTATAGTGATTAGTGTGAGTGACGGCACCGCTAGTGCATCACTGCCGGCCTTCGATATAGAAGTCATCTCGACCATAGATCCATTGCAGCCAATCGTTACAGCACCGGCAGACCTGGAGCTAAACGCCACCGGGTTGTATACCCCTGTTACTCTCGGGGAACTGCTGGGTGGTGGGCCAAACACTAACCCGGTGGAGATTGAGCAGATTCTGAAGACCATTGCTAAAGATGGTGTTAGCGGAAATAACTGTTGTACCACCGTAGTGGTGGGGCTCGGTGAAACCAAACTCCTGTCGTTGTCACCCGGCCGCCATGAAATCAAGTGGAGGGCGACTAATGCTGTGGGGGTTACCGGCGAGGCCACTCAGATCGTCAATATCAAACCGCTGGTATCCCTCAGTCCGTCTCAGATCGCTATCCGGGGGAGCGAGGTATCGTTCGGAGTGTGGCTCAATGGCCCATCGCCAGTATACCCGCTGACCATACCCTGGGTTGTGGATGCCTCATCCACGGCGACCGCGGCGGAGCATAGCGCGGTGAGCGGCTCCGTGACCTTTACCCAGGCGGGTCAAGTCGAGGTGGTGGTTCCGGTGACCCTTGCAAATGTAACGGGCTTTACCGATAGCAAACTGGTTATCGCTTTGGGTGACGGAATTAATGCAGGAGCGACTAACAAGCACGTTATCGACATCCGCCAAGGTAATGTGCCGCCGGTGGTGAGCTTGAGTATTCGCCAGGGCGGAGTGAATACCAGCCTGGTAACTCCGGCGGGTGGGCCTGTAACCGTAACGGCGACAGTGACTGATGCCAACAAAAATGATACTCACACCTTTGATTGGTCTGCCACTAGTGGCTTGGCAGATACGGATGGTAACCAGGCCGATGCCAGCAGAACCTTTGATCCTGCTGGGCTGGCTGGCAGCCATCAATTACAGGTCAATGTAACTGATTCGGGTGGTGCAAATGTGCAGGCATCAGCGTACTTCCGTGTTGTGGCCTCGCTTCCCGTACTGGATGTAAATACTGATACCGATCAGGACGGCATTGGTGACAGCCTGGAAGGCACTGGCGACACAGATGACAACGGTATCCCTGATTATCTGGACAACATGCCGTCACCCAACATATTGCCGCAACAAAGCAATACCACTAACGCTTACCTGATTGAGTGTGATCCAGGTGTTCGTTGTGGTCTGGGGTTGTTCGCTCGTAGTGGTAATTCCGGTGGTGTACAAATTCTGGATCAGGAAATTGGAACCTTGGATGACTTGGTCATTGACCCTGCCTTTGAGCCTGTTGGAGGTGTGTTTGACTTCGCTATCCGCGATTTGCCTACACCAGGGCAGTCCGTACGCGTAGTTATTCCGCAGCGCGTCGCGATTCCTGCCAATGCGGTGTACCGTAAGTATCAGCGTGGTCGCTGGGTAACATTTATCTCGGACGCTGATAACGCTGTGCATTCTGCAGCAGGTAGCCCCGGATATTGTCCACCACCTGGTTCGGCGGATTGGACGTCTGGTTTAACAGCAGGTCATATGTGTGTGCAATTAACCATTGAAGATGGCGGCCCTAACGACGACGACGGCTTGGTTAACTCGGCAGTTGTAGACCCTGGCGCTGTGAGCGAGGCAAAAGTTATAGTGCCGCCAGAACCACCCAAACCGCCTGTCCAGGTTAACTCCAAGGGCAGCGGGAGTGTTGGGGGTGTATGGATTGCGCTTTTAGGAGGTTTATTAATGTTCAGACGGATTAAGCATCGCCATTGGTTGGCGTTGGTTGCACTTCTTGCTAGCCATAGCCAAGCGCAAACGGCAGAAGGTTTTTACATGCGCGCTGACGTGTTTTCGGTAGAGTCTACCCAGGAGGAGGAAGATTTCGCCGGTGCGCTCAATGATGCTGGTCATGAGTTTAGTATCGGCAAATACGATACTGATCGCACCGGCTTTCAGCTGGCGGTCGGCTACGAATGGAACAGCTTTACCTACACCCAACTCGGTTATCTTGATTTGGGTGAGGTGCGCGTCGACTTATTGCTCGATGGCGACGCGGATCAGGGGGCCTTTGCGACCGATTTGGCCGACGAATACCCCATCACCGCTACCGGAGCAACCTTGGTGCAGGGGTTGAAGTTTGGTGTTGGTGAGCAGGTTAAGCTCGGCTTTGAAGCGGGGGTTTACCTTTGGGACGGTGATGTAGACGTTAACGGCGTTCCTTTTGCAATCGCTGAAGATTCCGGTACTGACCCACTCGCCGGTGTACTGCTGGATTTACCCTTGGGTGGTAACTTCACTTTAGGGGTTGGCCTGCGTCGTGTTTTCTTTGATAAACAGGAAGTAAACCTGTATTCCTTCGGTAGCAGCTACCACTTTTAA
- a CDS encoding phage tail protein, whose amino-acid sequence MSDPFIGEIRMFAGTYAPRGWAFCQGQQLAIASNTALFSLLGTTYGGNGTTTFALPDLRSRVPVGTGAGPGLSAITLGEVAGTENVNVLSTNVPAMVAPVTATASVAIPVNATNGTTKTPANTLVLSTTSDTAAGAEVDLYSAGPGTTTLQPFNATVTGQAAIPGGSQPLGIRNPFLGMNFIIALEGIYPSRN is encoded by the coding sequence ATGTCTGATCCGTTTATTGGCGAAATTCGCATGTTTGCCGGCACTTATGCACCGCGTGGCTGGGCGTTTTGTCAGGGGCAGCAGTTAGCAATTGCCAGCAATACTGCGCTGTTTTCGCTTTTAGGCACCACTTATGGTGGAAACGGTACTACCACATTTGCGTTGCCGGATTTACGCAGCCGTGTCCCGGTGGGAACAGGAGCAGGCCCTGGCCTGAGTGCTATTACTTTGGGCGAAGTGGCAGGCACGGAGAATGTCAACGTGCTCTCTACTAATGTGCCAGCGATGGTTGCTCCTGTAACGGCGACTGCATCTGTGGCGATACCCGTCAATGCAACCAATGGCACCACGAAAACGCCGGCGAACACCTTGGTGTTGTCGACGACCAGCGATACAGCGGCGGGTGCTGAAGTGGATCTTTATAGTGCTGGCCCAGGTACCACCACGCTTCAGCCATTCAATGCCACCGTAACTGGTCAGGCGGCAATTCCCGGCGGCAGTCAACCTCTGGGTATTCGCAATCCATTTTTGGGTATGAATTTTATTATTGCGTTGGAAGGGATTTACCCGAGCCGTAATTAG
- a CDS encoding GNAT family N-acetyltransferase produces MMTDVSLPFGLTLRVMELRDREFTEALFASTRDYLYRMPVPKSQVDFLIKQQFQLQQASYASSFPGAETFIIERYSKSIGKIIFNSTTASLHVIDIALMSDERSKGWGSAILRALKKIAEQRRVPVRLAVDQQNIRAKKLYLSLGFVVIESSATHDTLVWD; encoded by the coding sequence ATGATGACTGATGTTTCCTTGCCTTTTGGTTTGACTCTACGCGTGATGGAGTTACGGGATCGTGAATTCACCGAAGCATTGTTTGCATCCACGCGCGACTATCTTTACCGCATGCCTGTTCCAAAGTCGCAGGTTGATTTTCTCATCAAACAACAATTTCAGCTGCAACAAGCTTCTTATGCATCGTCATTTCCCGGGGCGGAAACTTTTATCATCGAGCGTTATAGTAAGTCGATTGGCAAGATTATTTTCAATAGTACCACTGCAAGCCTTCATGTTATTGACATTGCGCTGATGAGCGATGAACGTAGTAAAGGATGGGGTTCCGCGATTTTGCGCGCGCTTAAAAAAATAGCTGAACAACGCAGGGTTCCGGTGCGTCTTGCAGTTGACCAACAAAACATTCGCGCGAAAAAATTGTATTTATCGCTTGGGTTTGTGGTGATAGAGTCCTCGGCAACGCACGATACCTTGGTGTGGGATTGA
- a CDS encoding sulfotransferase family protein, with protein sequence MDNYFSQYCALLGSQESLANCQQAESLGDLLTRIKQLWGCEHLDDGELLGEINRLNQIPVDDSVKLAGNWLPYRYQPRRKQVSWLVPVGHATEPFQDEYISRCSQLLFNQIFQPRTSLESARQQAVEIADVQPAGFIFHLSRCGSTLISGCLSELDSTCVFSESPLLTELLLDNQLTTDEQKKSLRIFINLQAAAFPARPQMIIKWNAWDIFRWELIRGLYPQVPTIFLVRDPVEILASHQRTTGRHMAGDPSLGVLHPVYAGQGAALSMLDCRIEVLRTLLLAMGKQSFSSNTRVVDYRQVNAQHVAEVLNFFGCVVDKLGFLKIQERMRFNSKAPGQIFVDDSIKKQHCFTVEEQERISLQINESYTQLLMLALKPREAVINDD encoded by the coding sequence ATGGATAATTATTTTTCCCAATATTGTGCATTGCTAGGGTCGCAAGAATCTCTCGCCAACTGCCAGCAGGCTGAGTCGCTGGGTGATTTACTCACACGCATTAAACAACTCTGGGGGTGCGAGCATCTGGATGATGGGGAATTGCTGGGTGAGATTAATCGCCTTAATCAAATCCCGGTTGATGATTCAGTAAAACTGGCCGGAAATTGGTTGCCTTATCGCTATCAACCCAGGCGCAAGCAAGTGAGTTGGCTGGTACCTGTTGGCCATGCGACCGAGCCATTTCAAGACGAATATATTTCCCGCTGTAGTCAACTGTTATTTAATCAAATTTTCCAGCCGCGAACCTCATTGGAATCTGCACGCCAGCAAGCAGTAGAAATAGCGGATGTGCAACCCGCCGGATTTATTTTTCATTTATCGCGCTGTGGCTCCACCCTGATTTCCGGTTGTTTGTCCGAGCTGGATTCCACATGCGTCTTTTCTGAATCACCGCTGCTTACAGAATTACTGTTGGATAACCAATTAACGACGGACGAACAAAAAAAATCCTTGCGGATCTTTATTAATCTGCAGGCAGCGGCCTTTCCTGCGCGCCCGCAGATGATTATTAAATGGAATGCCTGGGATATTTTTCGCTGGGAGTTAATTCGTGGGCTGTATCCACAGGTGCCTACTATTTTTCTGGTGCGCGACCCGGTGGAAATTCTCGCGTCTCACCAACGCACGACGGGGCGCCATATGGCGGGTGATCCTTCACTTGGTGTATTACATCCGGTATATGCAGGACAAGGAGCCGCGCTAAGTATGCTCGATTGCCGAATTGAGGTGCTGCGTACACTGTTATTGGCGATGGGTAAGCAATCGTTCAGTTCTAATACCAGGGTGGTTGATTATCGACAGGTAAATGCACAGCATGTGGCGGAGGTCTTGAATTTTTTTGGTTGTGTAGTTGATAAACTTGGTTTTTTAAAAATACAAGAACGCATGCGCTTCAATTCAAAAGCTCCAGGGCAAATATTTGTTGATGACAGCATAAAAAAACAGCATTGCTTTACAGTTGAAGAACAGGAGAGAATTAGTTTGCAAATAAACGAGTCATATACTCAATTGTTAATGCTGGCGCTTAAACCCCGTGAGGCGGTTATAAATGATGACTGA
- a CDS encoding aspartyl/asparaginyl beta-hydroxylase domain-containing protein, with amino-acid sequence MENPASASMSDPVLVSVPVGAVNTSSTTISFAKLVSIASLAALQAEVESLLLVSSEQNSWVDHVNKNDYSGGWDVLPLRCQRQHLDAHPILQGFAIAEGDDWENLPVMVQCPEIQQLLVQLQCPIKAARLMRLKAGAEIKPHRDHELSIEFGEARLHLPIHTSDAVSFFVNHKKIPMRAGELWYFNADQVHEVYNHGDEDRINLVIDCTVNDWLRAQIQQAVVHG; translated from the coding sequence ATGGAAAATCCTGCGTCAGCGTCAATGAGTGATCCCGTCCTTGTCAGTGTGCCTGTTGGTGCAGTGAATACTTCTTCTACAACGATCTCTTTTGCAAAGCTCGTTAGCATTGCGTCGCTTGCGGCCCTGCAGGCAGAAGTTGAATCTTTGTTACTCGTTTCCAGTGAACAGAATTCCTGGGTTGATCACGTTAATAAAAACGACTACTCCGGCGGATGGGATGTGTTGCCTTTGCGCTGCCAGCGCCAGCACTTGGATGCCCACCCAATTTTGCAAGGCTTTGCCATTGCCGAGGGGGATGACTGGGAAAATTTACCGGTGATGGTTCAGTGCCCGGAAATTCAACAGCTATTGGTGCAATTGCAATGCCCTATTAAAGCCGCGCGTTTGATGCGCTTAAAAGCCGGTGCGGAAATTAAACCCCATCGCGATCATGAATTAAGTATCGAATTTGGCGAGGCACGTTTGCATCTGCCTATTCATACCAGCGATGCGGTGAGTTTTTTCGTTAACCACAAAAAAATTCCCATGAGAGCCGGTGAGCTTTGGTATTTTAATGCCGACCAAGTACATGAAGTTTACAATCACGGTGACGAGGACCGGATTAATCTGGTGATCGATTGCACAGTAAATGATTGGCTGCGCGCGCAAATTCAGCAGGCCGTTGTGCATGGATAA
- a CDS encoding AEC family transporter, protein MLSELLAILAPIVISVGAGFIWGKTGTDFPSDFISRIVMNIGTPCLIISVMAKVKVQPEVMGQVALATAIIMTAMGLFGWALLRWMKLEIATYLPPLVFPNNGNMGLPLCMFAYGQTGLALALGSFMVMMIATFTVGLLIVTTSEGGILKRMESIARQPVIHSMVIAVLLLVTGTELPRWISNTLDLLGGIAIPLMTIALGVSLATLKIHFWKRSLFFSLVRVGGGLLLGFIVCELMGLTGVSRNVVLLQSAMPIAVFNYLLALRYDRNPQEVAAMVLVSTLVAFVGLPFLLMAIL, encoded by the coding sequence ATGTTGAGCGAACTGCTCGCGATTCTCGCCCCTATTGTTATTTCGGTCGGTGCCGGTTTTATCTGGGGTAAAACCGGCACCGATTTTCCATCGGATTTTATTTCGCGCATTGTGATGAACATTGGTACGCCCTGTTTGATCATCAGTGTAATGGCGAAAGTAAAAGTGCAGCCGGAGGTGATGGGGCAGGTCGCGCTTGCTACGGCGATTATTATGACTGCCATGGGGTTGTTTGGTTGGGCGTTGCTGCGTTGGATGAAGCTGGAAATTGCCACCTATTTGCCACCCTTGGTATTTCCCAATAATGGCAACATGGGGTTGCCGCTGTGTATGTTTGCTTACGGGCAAACCGGTCTCGCGCTCGCATTAGGTTCATTTATGGTGATGATGATTGCCACTTTTACGGTAGGCCTATTGATTGTCACCACCAGCGAAGGTGGTATTTTAAAACGGATGGAGTCTATCGCCAGACAACCGGTTATTCACTCCATGGTTATTGCTGTGTTATTGCTAGTAACCGGAACTGAATTACCGCGCTGGATTAGTAATACGCTGGATTTACTCGGCGGTATTGCGATTCCGTTAATGACGATTGCATTAGGCGTTTCGCTCGCGACCTTAAAAATACATTTCTGGAAGCGCAGTTTGTTTTTTAGCCTGGTGCGCGTTGGTGGTGGTTTGTTGCTCGGGTTTATTGTATGTGAGTTGATGGGCTTAACCGGCGTATCGCGTAATGTGGTGTTATTGCAATCGGCCATGCCTATTGCAGTATTCAACTATTTGCTGGCCTTGCGTTATGATCGCAACCCGCAGGAAGTTGCAGCCATGGTATTAGTGTCTACACTGGTGGCATTTGTCGGCCTGCCATTTTTATTGATGGCGATTTTATAA